A window of the Enterobacteriaceae bacterium 4M9 genome harbors these coding sequences:
- a CDS encoding radical SAM protein, with protein MNTEAIASLDDLDPAYPVPAVYSFLSQPENHAFLDYVYKDPFGCHVFPGDIKNYPLESFFADMEHDIREAKQIHLWAYIPTCRYRCHFCQYPTVILNPKSPSAEGVFRDLVDYNIKEAKMWLEKVPSLSKAVIGEFNIFGGTPSLLPGPELRRLMDFYYTHFNFSTATLRFEGEPGTLNHEYIGILKALGFSKISFGTQSFNDAIIAACGRQHTADECEKTIHSAREQGIDWVSVDLIYGMLGQTVDDVKYDMERTLELDLSHVVCTKLHTEEFMKMRTGVSGERESLWQKKRLINMNSMSFPGLGKQYQMRELVEKYLNEGYREHPTMYFHQNHLEAEKWKGLITDLDKQYPEVAIGLGGSSKCTHAEAINITGYKQYKQYLDEGRLPIEESHGISPEQCEVNAFKMALSTLLPVDDAVFSTRFSGKSFFENRIIRQALEKLQAKDLVVIKQGMVTLTPIGVTLVEAIINTQFTSANAEQE; from the coding sequence ATGAATACCGAAGCTATTGCGTCATTAGACGATCTCGATCCGGCTTACCCGGTTCCTGCGGTTTACTCTTTCCTCTCCCAGCCGGAAAACCATGCCTTTCTGGACTACGTCTATAAAGATCCTTTTGGCTGCCATGTTTTCCCTGGTGATATCAAGAACTATCCGCTTGAGTCGTTCTTTGCCGATATGGAACACGACATCCGGGAAGCGAAGCAGATTCATCTTTGGGCCTATATACCAACCTGTCGCTACCGCTGCCACTTCTGCCAGTATCCGACGGTGATCCTGAACCCTAAATCACCTTCAGCCGAAGGTGTATTCCGCGATTTGGTGGACTACAACATCAAAGAAGCGAAGATGTGGCTGGAAAAAGTACCGAGCCTGTCAAAAGCAGTGATTGGTGAATTCAACATCTTCGGTGGCACGCCTTCTCTGCTCCCGGGGCCGGAACTGCGTCGGCTGATGGACTTCTATTACACGCACTTTAATTTCTCTACTGCCACGCTTCGCTTTGAAGGTGAGCCGGGGACATTAAATCACGAATACATCGGCATTTTGAAAGCGCTGGGCTTTAGCAAAATCAGCTTCGGCACCCAATCCTTTAACGACGCCATCATTGCCGCCTGCGGCCGCCAGCACACAGCTGACGAATGTGAAAAAACCATTCACAGCGCCCGGGAACAGGGCATCGACTGGGTCAGCGTCGATCTCATCTACGGCATGCTGGGCCAGACGGTAGATGACGTGAAGTACGACATGGAACGCACCCTTGAACTAGACCTTTCGCACGTGGTCTGCACCAAGCTGCACACGGAAGAGTTTATGAAAATGCGCACCGGCGTTTCCGGTGAACGCGAAAGCCTTTGGCAGAAGAAAAGGCTTATCAACATGAACAGCATGAGCTTCCCCGGACTTGGCAAGCAATACCAAATGCGCGAGTTGGTCGAGAAATACCTTAATGAGGGGTATCGCGAACACCCTACGATGTATTTCCATCAGAACCACCTGGAAGCTGAAAAGTGGAAGGGTTTGATTACCGACCTCGATAAACAGTATCCCGAGGTAGCCATTGGCCTGGGCGGTAGTTCGAAATGCACTCACGCTGAAGCCATTAATATCACTGGCTATAAGCAATATAAACAGTACCTGGATGAAGGTCGCCTGCCTATCGAAGAAAGTCACGGTATCTCACCAGAACAGTGTGAAGTCAACGCCTTCAAAATGGCGCTTTCCACACTGCTCCCGGTTGACGACGCCGTTTTCTCAACACGTTTTAGTGGTAAAAGCTTCTTTGAAAACAGAATTATCAGGCAGGCGCTTGAAAAACTGCAGGCAAAAGATCTC